From one Nonomuraea polychroma genomic stretch:
- a CDS encoding ABC transporter permease has translation MMRDTWVLFRHGVGVTLRQKLGIIIGVLQPLLFLVLFGPIFTTFGTWETLVPGLIVQLGLLSMGLAGFGVVFERQSGVLERMRVTPASRLALLLGRVLNNAVTLIIQTVLLLAVAFAFGLRAPVPGLLAGLVLIVVLGISLAALSYAIALTINEQLFAPVMTTAVVPLVLLSGSFLPMSMAPGWLDAISHISPFRYVLEALRDLFHGHYLTGTVGAGVAVTAVFAVVSLTIGTRVFNRENA, from the coding sequence ATGATGCGCGACACCTGGGTGCTGTTCCGCCACGGGGTGGGCGTCACGCTGCGGCAGAAGCTCGGCATCATCATCGGCGTGCTCCAGCCGCTGCTGTTCCTGGTGCTGTTCGGGCCCATCTTCACCACCTTCGGCACCTGGGAGACGCTGGTGCCCGGCCTGATCGTCCAGCTCGGGCTGTTGAGCATGGGCCTGGCCGGGTTCGGGGTCGTCTTCGAGAGGCAGTCGGGCGTGCTGGAGCGCATGCGCGTCACCCCGGCCAGCCGCCTGGCGCTGCTGCTCGGACGGGTGCTCAACAACGCGGTCACACTGATCATCCAGACGGTGCTGCTGCTGGCGGTGGCCTTCGCCTTCGGCCTGCGCGCCCCGGTGCCGGGGCTCCTGGCCGGGCTCGTGCTGATCGTCGTGCTCGGCATCAGCCTGGCGGCGCTGTCGTACGCGATCGCGCTGACGATCAACGAGCAGCTGTTCGCGCCGGTGATGACCACGGCGGTGGTCCCGCTCGTGCTGCTGTCCGGCTCCTTCCTGCCGATGTCGATGGCGCCGGGCTGGCTCGACGCCATCTCCCACATCAGCCCCTTCCGGTACGTGCTCGAGGCGCTGCGCGACCTGTTCCATGGCCACTACCTGACCGGCACCGTGGGCGCCGGCGTGGCGGTGACCGCGGTCTTCGCCGTGGTCAGCCTCACGATCGGGACCCGCGTGTTCAACCGCGAGAACGCCTGA
- a CDS encoding S8 family serine peptidase: MRVLIQLRPSPDLVAAVADPGQTATTADVADGLPGVELDTAFVPVAVPRPVPTAGGDPLSLNQPLDFSLAAEDASVLVRGTISDDELASRVTLLPTLRPDVVGIFSDPVIESTPTCGGDPPVGNWRDVERLLNVAGLQAEGLDGAGVALAVLDTGVNAAHTARQLGRGVTLDADRCWSPPGVSGKPGEFEVDHGTMCAFDALIAAPQASLIDIPLLLSTRPGGSALDGLLSDAVSAFAHLRTVLDAQPEASRALVVSNSWGSFSPEWDFPVGHPGNYSDNAAHPFNLMVAALDRAGADVLFAAGNCSRQCPDGRCAYPDRPIVGANSHPKVLSIGGIDVNGDRVGYSSQGPGRLTARKPDVCGYTHFLGSAAFGKDQPDSGTSAATPVVAGLVAAVRTRWPAVALSPAQLRALLRRTAEDRSEVGFDYDYGYGTVDPAGIMAALRRRAKSAA; this comes from the coding sequence ATGCGTGTCCTGATCCAGCTGCGCCCCTCCCCCGATCTGGTCGCGGCGGTGGCCGACCCCGGCCAGACAGCCACCACGGCCGACGTCGCCGACGGCCTGCCCGGGGTCGAGCTCGACACGGCCTTCGTGCCGGTGGCCGTGCCGCGCCCGGTTCCCACGGCCGGCGGCGATCCCCTCTCGCTCAACCAGCCGCTCGACTTCTCGCTGGCCGCCGAGGACGCCTCCGTGCTGGTACGCGGCACCATCTCCGACGACGAGCTGGCCTCCAGGGTCACGCTGCTGCCCACGCTCAGGCCGGACGTGGTGGGGATCTTCTCCGACCCGGTCATCGAATCGACGCCGACCTGCGGCGGCGACCCGCCGGTCGGCAACTGGCGAGACGTCGAGCGGCTGCTGAACGTGGCCGGGCTGCAGGCCGAGGGGCTCGACGGCGCGGGGGTGGCGCTGGCCGTGCTCGACACCGGCGTCAACGCCGCCCACACGGCCAGGCAGCTCGGCAGGGGCGTCACGCTCGACGCCGACCGGTGCTGGAGCCCGCCGGGGGTGTCGGGCAAGCCGGGCGAGTTCGAGGTCGATCATGGGACGATGTGCGCGTTCGACGCCCTCATCGCCGCCCCGCAGGCCTCGCTGATCGACATCCCGCTGCTGCTGTCCACCCGGCCGGGCGGTTCCGCGCTCGACGGGCTGCTGTCGGACGCGGTGTCGGCGTTCGCGCACCTGCGCACCGTGCTCGACGCCCAGCCGGAGGCTTCGCGGGCGCTGGTCGTGAGCAATTCATGGGGGTCGTTCTCGCCTGAGTGGGACTTCCCCGTCGGGCATCCCGGCAACTACTCCGACAACGCCGCCCACCCGTTCAACCTGATGGTGGCCGCCCTGGACCGGGCGGGGGCCGACGTGTTGTTCGCGGCCGGCAACTGCAGCCGGCAGTGCCCGGACGGCCGGTGCGCCTATCCCGACCGGCCCATCGTGGGCGCCAACTCCCACCCGAAGGTCCTGTCGATCGGCGGCATCGACGTCAACGGCGATCGGGTGGGCTACTCCTCGCAGGGGCCGGGGCGGCTGACCGCCCGCAAGCCGGACGTGTGCGGGTACACGCATTTCCTGGGGTCGGCGGCGTTCGGAAAGGATCAGCCGGACTCGGGGACGTCGGCGGCGACGCCGGTGGTGGCCGGGCTCGTGGCGGCGGTGCGTACCCGGTGGCCGGCGGTCGCGTTGTCGCCTGCCCAGCTGCGGGCGCTGCTGCGGCGTACCGCGGAGGACCGCAGCGAGGTGGGGTTCGACTACGACTACGGGTACGGAACCGTGGATCCGGCCGGGATCATGGCCGCGCTCCGGCGACGGGCCAAGAGCGCGGCCTGA
- a CDS encoding spermidine synthase: protein MTLQAHKPVDGEEKAHWLAVRPRLILASAFMLFLELALIRWTGSNIVHLSYFTNFVLLGSFLGIGLGFLRVGRSRRQPYYSPIVLAVLAVVVLTFPVTVDRNTEGVLYWTSLSTSGPPAWLILPVIFCAAALILMGPAELVGRCFPELPRLEAYRYDLIGSLTGIAAFTALSFLSAPPVFWGLIAAICYGMLLVPRPRALYLGLVTVPSLVVVGLLLAETLTAGAIWSPYYKVTYRQFQQLGVGVTDIAVNGIPHQQAVPAAARLQWERQYGLPYERTAKPPKNVLIVGAGSGTDVAIALSKGASHVDAVEIDPKLRELGGSLHPDRPYDDPRVTTHITDGRAFLERTGDKYDLILFALPDSLTLVSGASSLRLESYLFTEEAMRAAREHLNPGGTFSMYNYYRESWLVDRLASTMQQAFGHKPCVDVVSTAGQQAVITAGLTAADQRCATAWPGAAAGTPPPADDDRPFLYLHDATIPPIYIITLTLILIVSLLAVRVVAGPYQRMRPYADLFLLGVAFMLLETKSVTGFALLFGTTWVVNAIVFAGVLVAVLAAVEVTRRFRIPPLPVMYGILLAGLLLAWLVPNAWLLSLPLPLRAVAAVTVAFLPIFAANVVFAKRFADTADATTSFGANLLGAMVGGCLEYAALVIGYKGLLIVAAVLYIGALALLPRKRALA, encoded by the coding sequence ATGACGCTCCAGGCGCACAAGCCGGTCGATGGCGAAGAGAAGGCTCACTGGCTGGCCGTTCGGCCGAGGCTCATCCTCGCCAGCGCCTTCATGCTCTTCCTCGAACTGGCGCTGATCCGGTGGACCGGGTCCAACATCGTCCACCTCAGCTACTTCACCAACTTCGTGCTGCTCGGCTCGTTCCTCGGCATCGGGCTGGGGTTCCTGCGCGTGGGGCGTTCGCGGCGGCAGCCGTACTACTCGCCGATCGTGCTCGCCGTCCTGGCCGTCGTCGTGCTGACCTTCCCGGTGACCGTGGACCGGAACACCGAGGGCGTCCTGTACTGGACGAGCCTGTCCACCAGCGGGCCGCCCGCGTGGCTGATCCTGCCGGTCATCTTCTGCGCCGCCGCCCTGATCCTCATGGGGCCCGCCGAGCTCGTCGGCCGCTGCTTTCCCGAGCTGCCGCGCCTGGAGGCCTACCGCTACGACCTGATCGGCAGCCTGACCGGCATCGCGGCGTTCACGGCGCTGTCGTTCCTGAGCGCGCCGCCCGTCTTCTGGGGCCTGATCGCCGCGATCTGCTACGGCATGCTGCTGGTCCCGCGGCCGCGCGCGCTCTACCTGGGCCTGGTGACCGTGCCCTCCCTGGTCGTGGTGGGGCTGCTGCTCGCCGAGACGCTGACGGCCGGGGCGATCTGGTCGCCGTACTACAAGGTCACCTACCGGCAGTTCCAGCAGCTCGGCGTCGGCGTCACCGACATCGCCGTCAACGGCATCCCGCACCAGCAGGCCGTGCCCGCCGCCGCCCGCCTGCAGTGGGAGCGCCAGTACGGGCTGCCGTACGAGCGCACCGCCAAACCCCCGAAGAACGTGCTCATCGTCGGCGCGGGCAGCGGCACCGACGTGGCGATCGCGCTGTCCAAGGGCGCGAGCCACGTCGACGCCGTCGAGATCGACCCCAAGCTGCGCGAACTGGGCGGCTCGCTGCACCCCGACCGGCCCTACGACGACCCCCGCGTCACCACCCACATCACCGACGGCCGCGCCTTCCTGGAGCGCACCGGCGACAAGTACGACCTGATCCTGTTCGCCCTGCCCGACTCGCTCACCCTCGTCTCCGGGGCCAGCTCGCTCCGGCTGGAGAGCTACCTGTTCACCGAGGAGGCCATGCGGGCCGCCCGCGAGCACCTCAATCCGGGCGGCACGTTCTCGATGTACAACTACTACCGCGAGAGCTGGCTCGTCGACCGCCTGGCCTCGACCATGCAGCAGGCCTTCGGGCACAAGCCGTGCGTCGACGTCGTCAGCACCGCGGGTCAGCAGGCCGTGATCACCGCCGGCCTGACCGCGGCCGACCAGCGCTGCGCCACCGCCTGGCCCGGAGCCGCCGCGGGCACCCCGCCGCCCGCCGACGACGACCGGCCCTTCCTCTACCTCCACGACGCCACGATCCCGCCGATCTACATCATCACGCTCACCCTGATCCTCATCGTCAGCCTGCTGGCCGTCCGCGTCGTCGCGGGACCGTACCAGCGGATGCGGCCGTACGCCGACCTGTTCCTGCTCGGCGTGGCGTTCATGCTGCTGGAGACCAAGAGCGTGACCGGGTTCGCGCTGCTGTTCGGCACCACGTGGGTGGTCAACGCCATCGTCTTCGCCGGGGTGCTGGTCGCGGTGCTCGCCGCCGTCGAGGTGACCCGCCGCTTCCGCATCCCGCCGCTGCCGGTCATGTACGGGATCCTGCTCGCGGGCCTGCTGCTGGCCTGGCTGGTCCCGAACGCGTGGCTGTTGTCCCTGCCGTTGCCCCTGCGCGCGGTGGCGGCCGTGACGGTGGCGTTCCTGCCGATCTTCGCGGCGAACGTCGTCTTCGCCAAACGTTTCGCCGACACGGCCGACGCGACCACCTCCTTCGGCGCGAACCTGCTGGGGGCGATGGTGGGCGGCTGCCTCGAATACGCGGCCCTGGTGATCGGCTACAAGGGCCTGCTCATCGTGGCCGCCGTTCTCTACATCGGCGCGCTGGCCCTGCTGCCCCGCAAACGCGCGCTGGCGTGA
- a CDS encoding LCP family protein: MRKRDGVDTVPGGRKQRPPRRPRPAPGSRAPRFAKPLTTASVLGWTALSALVPGAAHLRAGHRRTGMILVSLYAVILLGVLAYALTRDNLLDSLTAFADTGMMVTVIVVASALGLAWFALLVVSYVVLGPNRLDQQGQMVTGIVVGVLCVAVMSPFALVAQTVGTARGALQAVFPSGPDSEVPPIAQNSEDPWGGRTRVNFLLVGGDAAGNRTGVRTDSMTVASVDVKTGNTVLFSLPRNLQHVRFPSTSPLARQFPNGFMAELPNGGLLNEVWQYANDHPDIMGGKNKGPRALMDAIGHTLGLKIDYYAMINMYGFAALVDAIGGLKIRVEQDIKWGGLYGTAGTIKAGYRKLTGEQALWYGRSRVNSDDFSRMGRQRCVIGAFAQQATPTVILTNFGKIAGAAKRMAQTNIPQPLVQPLVQVAVKVKDAKITSLQFVPPEFWPGSADWAKIRLAAKKAINDSMRPRKQAQTAGVSASPSVTGATPTQTRAASPTQTPTRNSQKAGAKSLDELCGL; the protein is encoded by the coding sequence CTGGACCGCTCTGTCCGCCCTCGTGCCCGGCGCCGCACATCTGCGCGCCGGGCACCGCCGTACCGGGATGATCCTCGTCAGCCTGTACGCCGTGATCCTGCTCGGGGTCTTGGCCTACGCCCTGACCCGGGACAACCTCCTGGACAGCCTCACCGCCTTCGCCGACACCGGCATGATGGTGACGGTGATCGTCGTCGCCTCGGCGCTCGGACTCGCCTGGTTCGCGCTCCTGGTCGTCTCGTACGTGGTGCTCGGCCCGAACCGGCTCGACCAGCAGGGCCAGATGGTGACCGGCATCGTGGTGGGCGTCCTGTGCGTGGCGGTCATGTCACCGTTCGCGCTGGTCGCCCAGACCGTGGGGACCGCCCGGGGCGCGCTCCAGGCCGTCTTCCCCTCCGGCCCCGACTCCGAAGTTCCGCCCATCGCGCAGAACTCCGAGGACCCGTGGGGCGGCCGGACCCGGGTGAACTTCCTGCTCGTCGGCGGCGACGCGGCGGGCAACCGCACCGGCGTGCGGACCGACAGCATGACGGTGGCCAGCGTGGACGTCAAGACCGGCAACACAGTCCTGTTCAGCCTGCCGCGCAACCTCCAGCACGTGCGCTTCCCGTCGACCTCGCCGCTGGCCCGGCAGTTCCCCAACGGCTTCATGGCCGAGCTGCCGAACGGCGGCCTGCTCAACGAGGTCTGGCAGTACGCCAACGACCACCCGGACATCATGGGCGGCAAGAACAAGGGTCCGCGGGCGCTGATGGACGCCATCGGCCACACCCTGGGCCTGAAGATCGACTATTACGCGATGATCAACATGTACGGCTTCGCGGCGCTGGTCGACGCCATCGGCGGCCTGAAGATCCGCGTCGAGCAGGACATCAAGTGGGGCGGGCTGTACGGCACCGCGGGCACGATCAAGGCGGGCTACCGGAAGCTGACCGGCGAGCAGGCCCTCTGGTACGGCCGCTCGCGCGTGAACAGCGACGACTTCTCCCGCATGGGCCGCCAGCGCTGCGTCATCGGCGCCTTCGCCCAGCAGGCCACGCCCACGGTCATTCTGACGAACTTCGGCAAGATCGCCGGCGCGGCCAAGCGCATGGCTCAGACGAACATCCCGCAGCCGCTCGTGCAGCCGCTGGTACAGGTAGCCGTCAAGGTCAAGGACGCCAAGATCACGAGCCTGCAGTTCGTGCCGCCGGAGTTCTGGCCGGGCAGCGCGGACTGGGCGAAGATCCGCCTGGCCGCGAAGAAGGCGATCAACGACTCGATGCGCCCGCGCAAGCAGGCCCAGACGGCCGGCGTCAGCGCCTCGCCCAGCGTCACGGGGGCGACGCCGACGCAGACCCGCGCGGCCTCCCCCACGCAGACCCCGACCCGCAACAGCCAGAAGGCCGGCGCCAAGTCCCTGGACGAGCTCTGCGGCCTCTGA